In Gimesia benthica, a single window of DNA contains:
- a CDS encoding efflux RND transporter periplasmic adaptor subunit, with protein sequence MLALMVCLTGGYWLFHKQAFSTEVTAKQQSQEQGVPVEVVELKPVDSFARKRTYTGKVEAARTSELSLERSGKLIEINVDEGDPVKADMILARLDTRHLKIVRQKLQAERDAAQAKLDELLAGPRPQTIAAAEATVRQLIAKLKNLQSDHARNEQLLERNAISKAVYEASQYDVQQQQAQLDAAQSQLSELKEGTRKEQLAAQKAVVANLDAQLADNQIDLEDTVLKAPFSGRISKRYADEGTVISPETPLLRLVEDQQLEAHIGVPVEMTPGLKRGARQQVQLNGKTYQSTLKAVLPELDPVTRTREVVLALDKQAAEQLIPGQVIRLAMEEPVEMRGFWLPLSALARGERGLWSAYAVVPGKVEGELILEKRQIEVLHTEGDRVLVRGTLKSGDRMVVDGIHKLANNQRVVIKSDS encoded by the coding sequence ATGCTCGCGCTGATGGTCTGTCTGACCGGCGGTTACTGGTTGTTTCATAAGCAGGCCTTCTCCACAGAAGTCACCGCGAAACAGCAGTCTCAGGAGCAGGGGGTTCCCGTTGAAGTCGTAGAGCTGAAGCCCGTCGATTCATTTGCGCGGAAACGTACCTATACCGGTAAAGTTGAAGCTGCACGCACCAGCGAACTCTCACTGGAACGTAGTGGCAAGTTGATTGAGATCAATGTGGACGAGGGAGATCCGGTCAAAGCCGACATGATCCTGGCCCGTCTTGATACCCGTCACCTGAAGATTGTCCGCCAGAAGCTCCAGGCAGAGCGGGATGCGGCTCAGGCCAAGCTGGATGAACTCCTCGCCGGTCCCCGTCCCCAGACCATTGCCGCCGCGGAGGCCACCGTCAGACAGCTGATAGCCAAGCTGAAAAATCTGCAGTCGGATCATGCACGCAATGAACAACTGCTGGAACGCAACGCGATCTCCAAGGCTGTGTATGAAGCTTCGCAGTATGATGTCCAGCAGCAGCAGGCACAGCTCGATGCGGCGCAGAGCCAGCTCTCGGAATTGAAGGAAGGGACACGCAAGGAGCAGCTGGCTGCTCAGAAAGCGGTCGTCGCTAACCTGGATGCTCAACTGGCAGATAACCAGATCGATCTGGAAGACACGGTACTCAAAGCACCATTCTCAGGACGCATCTCGAAACGTTATGCGGATGAAGGGACCGTGATCTCCCCCGAGACGCCGCTGCTGCGACTGGTAGAAGATCAACAGCTTGAAGCCCACATCGGGGTGCCGGTCGAAATGACACCCGGGCTGAAGCGTGGTGCCCGTCAGCAGGTACAACTCAATGGCAAAACATACCAGTCAACTCTGAAAGCGGTCCTGCCCGAACTCGATCCGGTGACGCGGACTCGTGAAGTCGTGCTGGCACTCGATAAACAGGCAGCCGAGCAGTTGATTCCCGGGCAGGTGATTCGTCTTGCGATGGAAGAGCCTGTGGAAATGCGGGGCTTCTGGCTGCCACTCAGTGCCCTGGCACGGGGAGAACGCGGCCTCTGGTCGGCGTATGCTGTCGTACCGGGGAAAGTGGAAGGGGAATTGATTCTGGAGAAACGGCAGATCGAAGTTCTGCACACGGAAGGCGACCGGGTCCTCGTCCGGGGGACATTGAAATCAGGAGACCGGATGGTCGTAGATGGAATTCATAAACTGGCGAATAACCAACGGGTGGTGATCAAGTCCGATTCCTGA
- a CDS encoding sensor histidine kinase, protein MQRPSAVNESPLSVAEREKLEAQYSEIATLAGGLAHEIKNPLSTMSMNLELLTEDLETLDVPSRHRMLKKVESVQRECKHLQEILDAFLQFARVGKLALTTANLNSLVSDFIDFFRPQANEAGIEISPHFDADLPAVQIDPALFRQVLMNLALNVVQAMPDGGLIELQTSHRDGTVYLDIIDNGKGIDEKVKSRMFDAFFSTKAGGSGLGLPTVKKIVDAHHGTIECDSEPGRGTRFTISFPVC, encoded by the coding sequence ATGCAGAGACCATCCGCAGTCAACGAGAGTCCGCTGAGTGTTGCAGAACGGGAAAAGCTGGAAGCCCAGTATTCCGAAATCGCAACGCTGGCCGGCGGCCTGGCGCATGAAATCAAAAACCCGCTCTCCACGATGAGCATGAACCTTGAACTGCTCACTGAAGATCTGGAGACTCTGGATGTTCCCTCCCGTCATCGCATGCTGAAAAAAGTCGAAAGCGTGCAGCGGGAATGTAAACACCTGCAGGAGATCCTGGATGCCTTCCTGCAGTTCGCCCGGGTAGGCAAGCTGGCACTGACTACCGCCAACCTGAATTCCCTGGTAAGCGACTTCATCGACTTCTTCCGCCCTCAGGCCAATGAAGCCGGCATCGAAATCAGCCCGCACTTCGACGCGGACCTGCCTGCGGTCCAGATTGATCCCGCTTTGTTTCGGCAGGTGTTGATGAACCTGGCGCTGAACGTGGTTCAGGCAATGCCCGATGGCGGTCTGATCGAATTACAGACTTCGCATCGGGATGGCACCGTCTACCTCGATATCATCGATAACGGTAAAGGCATCGATGAAAAGGTTAAGTCGCGGATGTTCGACGCCTTCTTTTCCACGAAAGCGGGAGGCAGTGGCCTGGGACTGCCCACGGTCAAAAAGATCGTCGATGCCCATCACGGCACGATTGAATGTGACAGTGAACCCGGTCGCGGGACGCGGTTTACCATTTCCTTCCCCGTTTGCTGA
- a CDS encoding sigma-54-dependent transcriptional regulator, with the protein MSAKDAPETDLESIVIRVLIIDDDEAHAQAVAESLERVGCECKIATSGEQGAKLIERETADIVITDLRMDGVDGLSILRTAKEELPDAEVIVLTGHGSINSAVTAMQLGAYTYLTKPLDISELRNAVEKASTRVRLMRRNAELHRRLDEKFGFEGVIGNTPQMHKIVEKLKNVASTNSTVLIEGESGTGKELVARAIHQNSERKSKPFVPLNISALPDSILESELFGHEQGAFTGAVGKRIGKFEHANGGTLFLDEVGEMPMQTQIKLLRVLEDRKIARLGTNEEISLNVRLVAATNADLLEMVKKGTFRQDLYYRLSVVKIELPPLRERRGDIPLLTDHFLKELSAQYDKPYEGVSRAARRALMSYDWPGNIRQLRNAAERMLVLDTDGILDLDDLPEEIVPVAGPDGDSSYTSDRSGADFLIGRPFSEVERYYIERALDLADGKREEAAKMLGIGERTLYRKLKEYQKQKEEQGGV; encoded by the coding sequence ATGAGCGCGAAAGACGCCCCGGAAACTGATCTTGAATCAATCGTGATTCGTGTCCTGATCATTGATGACGATGAAGCACATGCCCAGGCGGTGGCAGAAAGCCTGGAGCGGGTTGGCTGTGAGTGTAAAATCGCCACCTCAGGGGAGCAGGGCGCCAAGCTGATTGAACGCGAAACGGCAGACATCGTGATCACCGATCTGCGCATGGATGGCGTCGATGGTCTCTCAATCCTCCGCACTGCCAAGGAAGAACTTCCCGACGCCGAAGTCATCGTGTTGACCGGGCACGGTTCGATCAACTCTGCTGTGACTGCGATGCAGCTCGGGGCCTACACCTATCTCACCAAGCCGCTGGACATCAGCGAACTCCGCAACGCGGTCGAAAAGGCGTCCACACGCGTCCGTCTCATGCGACGCAATGCAGAACTGCATCGCCGACTGGACGAAAAATTCGGCTTCGAAGGCGTGATCGGCAACACGCCCCAGATGCATAAGATTGTCGAAAAGCTGAAGAATGTCGCTTCCACGAACAGCACCGTGCTGATTGAAGGCGAGAGCGGAACCGGGAAAGAACTCGTTGCCCGGGCCATTCATCAGAACAGCGAGCGTAAGAGCAAGCCTTTCGTTCCCCTCAACATCTCGGCATTGCCGGACAGTATTCTGGAGAGTGAACTCTTCGGGCACGAACAGGGGGCCTTTACCGGTGCCGTCGGTAAGCGGATTGGAAAGTTCGAGCATGCCAACGGGGGAACCCTCTTTCTGGATGAAGTCGGCGAAATGCCGATGCAGACCCAGATCAAACTGCTGCGTGTTCTCGAAGACCGTAAGATCGCCCGCCTGGGAACCAATGAAGAGATCAGTCTCAACGTTCGTCTGGTGGCTGCAACGAATGCGGATCTGCTCGAAATGGTGAAGAAGGGAACCTTCCGACAGGATCTGTACTATCGGCTGTCAGTGGTAAAAATCGAACTGCCCCCACTGCGGGAGCGGCGGGGGGACATACCGCTGCTGACCGATCATTTCCTGAAAGAGCTTTCCGCCCAGTACGACAAGCCTTACGAGGGTGTTTCGCGGGCCGCCCGTCGCGCGCTGATGTCATACGACTGGCCTGGCAATATCCGTCAATTGCGCAATGCCGCCGAGCGAATGCTGGTGCTGGACACCGATGGCATTTTGGATCTGGACGACCTGCCTGAAGAGATCGTACCTGTCGCGGGACCGGATGGAGACAGCAGCTATACCTCGGATCGTTCCGGTGCCGATTTTCTCATTGGCCGTCCTTTCTCTGAGGTAGAACGCTACTACATTGAGCGGGCCCTCGATCTGGCGGATGGCAAGCGGGAAGAAGCAGCCAAGATGCTGGGCATCGGTGAGCGGACCCTCTACCGGAAGCTCAAAGAGTACCAAAAGCAGAAAGAGGAGCAGGGGGGCGTCTGA
- the pnp gene encoding polyribonucleotide nucleotidyltransferase: MKVVVECEVGGQKLSLTTGQLAKQAAGSVLIQYGETVVFVATATGPAREGTDFFPLTVDYRERAAAAGKFPGGFLKREGRPTTKEILTARLTDRPIRPLFPKEFKDELQVMSNVMSCDGFNDPDVLSINAASAALCLSPVPFQGPIAAVRLGRINGELITLPTREQIAESDLDLIVAGSSKSVLMIEGFGSQIPEDEMSAAIMHAHSELKKIIDLQLELREKAGVEPFEYEAPPENPFIAKLDDPIYQKLAAAMQSTVKAERREGTKVIHNELVEKFFPEEAKETADGATRAQFEEAFHDLEQRAVRELAMSGRRLDGRTPDQLRDVACETSTLPRVHGSAVFTRGETQSMATVTLGTSRDQQRVDGLFEEELQRFMLHYYFPSFSVGECRPIRGPGRREIGHGCLAERSVAPVLPSEEDFPYTIRVISDILESNGSSSMASVCSATLSLMDAGVPLRQPVAGISIGLVTQGDDFKVLTDIIGDEDHFCDMDFKVAGTQKGITGIQLDLKNDGIGEDIIKATLEAAKKARLELLRTMLTAIRRPRAEISAYAPRLHQTKINPEKIGLLIGPGGKTIRAIQEDTGATIDIQDDGTVTISGGNVEIVEKALAHIEALTEEIRVGRIYDGVVSSIKEFGAFIEIAPGKDGLCHISELSDGFVKSVSDICKMGDRLQVKVIAVDDQNRVKLSRKAVLAEQAAAEGNGDAVAAEEE; this comes from the coding sequence GTGAAAGTAGTTGTTGAATGTGAGGTTGGCGGACAGAAACTTAGTCTTACAACTGGTCAGTTAGCGAAGCAGGCCGCAGGGTCTGTTCTTATTCAGTATGGTGAAACTGTCGTCTTTGTCGCAACGGCGACGGGCCCTGCAAGAGAGGGAACTGACTTTTTCCCTCTGACAGTTGATTATCGGGAACGGGCTGCTGCTGCAGGCAAGTTCCCCGGTGGATTTTTGAAACGGGAAGGACGTCCTACCACCAAGGAAATCCTGACGGCACGCTTGACCGATCGTCCGATTCGTCCCCTGTTTCCCAAAGAATTTAAAGATGAACTGCAGGTCATGTCTAACGTCATGTCCTGCGATGGATTTAACGATCCTGACGTGCTGTCAATCAACGCGGCCAGTGCGGCACTGTGCCTCTCTCCGGTTCCCTTCCAGGGACCAATCGCCGCCGTTCGCCTGGGACGCATCAATGGCGAACTGATTACCTTGCCGACTCGGGAACAGATCGCTGAAAGCGACCTGGATCTGATCGTTGCCGGCTCAAGCAAATCGGTTCTGATGATCGAAGGTTTCGGAAGCCAGATTCCTGAAGACGAGATGTCTGCAGCAATCATGCACGCTCATTCCGAGCTGAAGAAGATCATTGATCTGCAACTGGAACTGCGTGAAAAGGCCGGTGTTGAGCCCTTCGAATACGAAGCACCTCCGGAAAATCCCTTCATCGCGAAACTGGATGATCCCATCTACCAGAAACTGGCCGCTGCCATGCAGAGCACGGTCAAAGCAGAACGTCGTGAAGGCACCAAAGTCATTCACAACGAACTGGTAGAAAAGTTCTTCCCCGAAGAAGCAAAAGAAACCGCAGACGGCGCAACTCGCGCTCAGTTCGAAGAAGCCTTCCATGATCTGGAACAACGGGCCGTTCGCGAACTGGCAATGAGCGGTCGTCGTCTTGACGGTCGTACTCCCGATCAGCTGCGGGATGTCGCCTGTGAGACATCGACACTCCCTCGCGTGCATGGTTCTGCCGTCTTCACTCGTGGCGAAACTCAGTCCATGGCAACCGTTACCCTGGGTACATCGCGTGACCAGCAGCGGGTTGATGGTCTGTTTGAAGAAGAACTGCAGCGGTTCATGCTGCACTACTACTTCCCTTCGTTCTCCGTGGGTGAATGTCGCCCGATTCGTGGACCAGGACGTCGTGAAATTGGTCACGGCTGTCTGGCAGAACGTTCCGTTGCACCAGTACTGCCCAGCGAAGAAGACTTCCCTTACACCATCCGCGTGATCTCCGATATTCTGGAATCCAACGGTAGTAGCTCGATGGCCTCTGTCTGTTCGGCGACTCTCTCGCTGATGGACGCTGGTGTCCCGCTGCGTCAGCCTGTTGCCGGGATCTCAATCGGCCTGGTGACTCAGGGAGACGACTTCAAAGTTCTGACCGACATCATCGGCGATGAAGACCACTTCTGCGATATGGACTTCAAAGTCGCCGGTACCCAGAAAGGGATTACCGGGATTCAGCTCGACCTGAAAAATGATGGTATTGGTGAAGATATTATCAAAGCAACTCTGGAAGCCGCCAAAAAGGCCCGTCTGGAACTGCTGCGAACCATGCTTACCGCCATTCGTCGTCCTCGGGCAGAAATCTCTGCCTACGCACCACGTCTGCACCAGACCAAGATCAATCCTGAAAAGATTGGTCTGCTCATCGGTCCGGGTGGTAAGACAATCCGTGCGATCCAGGAAGACACTGGTGCGACCATCGACATTCAGGACGACGGAACCGTTACCATCTCTGGTGGCAATGTAGAAATCGTTGAGAAAGCTCTGGCTCACATCGAAGCTTTGACCGAAGAGATTCGCGTCGGACGGATTTACGATGGTGTGGTCAGTTCGATCAAAGAATTCGGTGCATTCATTGAGATTGCTCCTGGTAAAGATGGTCTCTGCCACATCAGCGAACTGTCGGATGGGTTCGTGAAATCGGTCAGTGACATCTGTAAAATGGGCGACCGTCTGCAGGTGAAGGTCATCGCCGTTGATGATCAGAACCGCGTCAAACTCTCCCGCAAAGCCGTTCTGGCTGAACAGGCTGCTGCGGAAGGAAATGGCGACGCTGTTGCAGCGGAAGAAGAGTAA
- a CDS encoding TetR/AcrR family transcriptional regulator: MSTRERKQREIQEREAKILECARPMFIEGGYNGLNMDRLTSMLEYSKGTIYNHFSCKEEIIITLAIQTLEKRLAMFEKASLFQGTSRERIAAIGTAAELFVKLYPDHFRVEQTIRLDSIWEKTSEERRKIMANCEHRCMGVVGGIVRDAIARDDLVLDNHATPEEIVFGLWSLSFGGYSIIATSNSLDEIGISAPFEMLRRNFNRFLDGIDWQPLSSTVDYDAVFDRVSEEVFGNELQQISV; this comes from the coding sequence ATGAGTACACGAGAACGCAAACAACGTGAAATTCAGGAACGCGAGGCCAAAATCCTCGAATGCGCCCGTCCCATGTTCATTGAGGGGGGCTATAACGGTCTGAATATGGACCGCCTGACCAGCATGCTCGAGTACTCCAAGGGGACGATCTACAATCACTTCTCCTGCAAAGAAGAGATCATTATCACCCTCGCGATCCAGACGCTGGAAAAGCGACTGGCGATGTTTGAAAAGGCGTCCCTCTTCCAGGGGACCTCGCGCGAGCGTATTGCCGCCATCGGAACCGCTGCTGAACTGTTTGTGAAACTCTACCCCGATCACTTTCGAGTCGAACAGACGATTCGGCTTGATTCCATCTGGGAAAAGACCTCAGAGGAACGGCGGAAGATTATGGCCAATTGTGAACATCGCTGCATGGGGGTTGTGGGAGGCATCGTTCGTGATGCCATCGCCCGGGACGATCTTGTTTTGGATAACCACGCAACACCCGAAGAAATCGTCTTCGGTCTCTGGTCGCTCTCTTTCGGGGGCTACTCGATCATCGCCACCAGTAATTCGCTGGATGAAATCGGAATTTCTGCACCCTTCGAAATGCTGCGTCGTAATTTCAATCGTTTTCTGGATGGAATTGATTGGCAGCCGCTCAGTTCTACCGTCGACTACGATGCGGTCTTTGATCGTGTCAGCGAGGAGGTGTTTGGAAATGAACTCCAGCAGATCTCTGTCTGA